One genomic region from Lineus longissimus chromosome 6, tnLinLong1.2, whole genome shotgun sequence encodes:
- the LOC135489944 gene encoding cyclin-dependent kinase 15-like, which produces MFKRPVLRPVLVNDREKERRTLIQHLTEDLPKSDSRMLNILGIIGHGSYGKVHLCKKNGQHVVLKELIDCSDEKNIRLIIKEARLLNSIRHPNIVQFNSVFHDSENGSLPMRNGFIMEYVHFSFKPLNMDKDVSSLTDFLNIVDQYDGVGFEHVSKFIAKDIVSALAFLHSKDVVHRDLQMF; this is translated from the coding sequence atgttCAAGCGGCCAGTCCTGAGACCGGTTCTCGTAAATGACAGAGAGAAGGAAAGGCGAACTCTCATTCAGCACCTGACGGAGGATCTCCCAAAGTCGGATTCCAGAATGCTCAACATTCTTGGCATCATTGGCCATGGCAGCTATGGAAAGGTGCATTTATGCAAGAAGAATGGACAACATGTTGTGCTGAAGGAATTAATTGATTGTAGTGATGAAAAGAACATCCGCCTCATAATAAAGGAAGCCAGGCTATTGAATAGCATAAGACATCCCAATATAGTGCAGTTCAATAGTGTTTTCCATGACTCCGAAAATGGCTCCCTCCCCATGAGAAATGGTTTCATCATGGAGTATGTACACTTCAGTTTTAAGCCATTGAATATGGACAAAGATGTATCATCTCTAACAGACTTTCTGAACATCGTAGACCAATACGATGGTGTTGGTTTTGAACATGTGAGCAAGTTTATTGCCAAGGACATCGTCAGTGCATTGGCTTTCTTACACAGCAAAGATGTTGTTCATAGGGACCTGCAAATGTTCTAG